One genomic window of Nicotiana sylvestris chromosome 10, ASM39365v2, whole genome shotgun sequence includes the following:
- the LOC104226150 gene encoding outer envelope pore protein 24B, chloroplastic-like, whose product MMKASLKAKYETDKAAATGTATIAFNAGDFKLRASMTDATVVNGPSLNGLALAVEKPGSFIFDYNVPKKDFRFQFMNSIRVLEKPLNLNYIHFRGDNRTILDGTLVFDSANKVSANHVLGSRGCKLKYSYVHGGLTTFEPSYDTTKNFWDFAVSRKVYGDDVCRATYQTTSKNLRFEWSRSSKLNGSFKVAASLCLADELKMPKLTAESSWDLDI is encoded by the exons atgatgaaggcgtCACTGAAAGCTAAATATGAGACGGACAAAGCCGCCGCTACCGGCACCGCAACTATAGCCTTCAACGCCGGCGATTTTAAGCTGCGTGCTTCTATGACCGATGCTACCGTAGTCAACGGTCCAAGCTTAAACGGCTTAGCTCTCGCTGTTGAAAAACCCGGTTCATTCATCTTCGACTACAACGTCCCCAAAAAG GACTTTAGGTTTCAATTTATGAACTCAATTAGGGTATTGGAGAAGCCATTGAATTTGAATTACATTCACTTTAGAGGAGATAACCGGACAATACTGGATGGGACATTGGTGTTTGATTCCGCGAACAAGGTGTCAGCCAATCATGTGCTGGGTTCGAGAGGTTGTAAATTGAAGTACAGTTATGTTCATGGAGGACTCACTACTTTTGAGCCAAGCTATGATACGACGAAGAATTTTTGGGATTTTGCAGTGTCGCGTAAAGTTTATGGGGATGATGTGTGTAGGGCTACGTATCAAACAACGAGTAAGAATTTGAGGTTTGAATGGTCGAGGAGCTCCAAGCTAAATGGATCATTTAAG GTTGCTGCATCTCTCTGTTTGGCTGACGAACTTAAAATGCCAAAGTTAACTGCTGAAAGTTCGTGGGACTTGGACATATGA
- the LOC138879519 gene encoding uncharacterized protein, which produces MIRDKVTDQSTIVIDHNHPLYLHPSDTSGALSLGFQLLGMENYTIRSQAMEVSLLTRNKLGFIDGSITHDTYGYKYENLWDHCNAIVKSRIMHNVSRNLLSGVLFQSSAHAIWSDLREHFNKVNAS; this is translated from the coding sequence ATGATCAGAGACAAAGTCACAGATCAATCTACGATTGTGATAGATCACAATCATCCATTGTATTTGCATCCTTCTGACACATCAGGAGCATTATCTCTTGGCTTTCAGCTACTAGGAATGGAAAACTATACGATTAGGAGCCAAGCGATGGAAGTTTCGTTGCTTACACGGAACAAATTAGGATTTATAGACGGATCGATAACTCATGATACTTATGGatataaatatgaaaatctatgGGATCACTGCAATGCTATTGTGAAATCGCGGATCATGCATAATGTGAGTCGCAATTTGTTGAGTGGAGTATTGTTCCAGTCAAGTGCACATGCAATTTGGTCGGATCTTCGGGAACATTTCAATAAAGTGAATGCATCATGA